From a single Gadus morhua chromosome 3, gadMor3.0, whole genome shotgun sequence genomic region:
- the si:ch211-286b5.5 gene encoding guanine nucleotide-binding protein G(I)/G(S)/G(O) subunit gamma-10, with protein MSNNNCSSSLVVAQRAVKQLRVEASVRRIQVSQAAAELRNFCLQNASKDPLLVGIPSSENPFRPPKSCSLF; from the exons ATGTCTAACAACAACTGTAGCAGCAGCCTGGTCGTCGCTCAACGGGCCGTCAAGCAGCTGAGGGTGGAGGCGAGCGTCCGCAGGATCCAG GTGTCCCAAGCTGCCGCTGAATTGAGGAATTTCTGTCTGCAAAACGCGTCCAAAGATCCCCTGCTGGTGGGAATCCCTTCCAGTGAGAACCCCTTCAGACCCCCAAAGTCCTGCAGCCTGTTCTAG